In a single window of the Candidatus Methylomirabilota bacterium genome:
- a CDS encoding lytic transglycosylase domain-containing protein — translation MSHSRATRATSRRTRARLARSASVWPLARSGRRALRGLLAAPLAVRILVGAVVILALWSAVNWGYQVIRKPTELFFPVSGALTKTPPETWWRYGPLFHEHSTAVITPELLAALAQVEGAGNPVARTYWRWRLTWNPFELYQPASSAVGMYQITDATFREAKRYCIHDHVVVEDGPWYDVTSCWFTGFYTRVVPSHAAELTAALLDRSVADTMERQRIPTATLQQKQDLAAVIHLCGAGPGDAYARRGFRLTDDQRCGDHAVGGYLARVNAMKRQFVRLAAAG, via the coding sequence ATGTCACACTCACGCGCTACCAGAGCCACTTCGCGCAGGACGCGCGCGCGCCTAGCTCGCAGCGCGTCCGTCTGGCCGCTCGCCCGGTCGGGCCGGCGAGCACTCCGGGGGCTGCTGGCCGCGCCGCTCGCCGTCCGGATCCTCGTCGGCGCGGTCGTCATCCTGGCGCTCTGGTCGGCGGTGAACTGGGGGTATCAGGTCATCCGCAAGCCCACCGAGTTGTTCTTTCCGGTGAGCGGCGCGCTCACGAAGACGCCGCCCGAGACTTGGTGGCGGTACGGGCCGCTCTTCCACGAGCATTCCACGGCGGTCATCACGCCCGAGCTGCTGGCGGCGCTGGCCCAGGTCGAAGGCGCGGGCAACCCGGTGGCCCGGACGTACTGGCGGTGGCGTCTGACGTGGAACCCCTTCGAGCTGTACCAGCCGGCGTCGAGCGCGGTGGGCATGTACCAGATCACGGACGCGACGTTCCGGGAGGCGAAGCGCTACTGCATCCATGACCACGTGGTCGTCGAGGATGGCCCCTGGTACGACGTGACGTCGTGCTGGTTCACCGGCTTCTACACTCGCGTCGTCCCGAGCCACGCGGCCGAGCTGACCGCCGCGCTTCTGGATCGGAGCGTCGCCGACACGATGGAGCGCCAGCGGATCCCCACGGCTACGCTCCAGCAGAAGCAGGATCTCGCCGCCGTCATCCACCTGTGCGGAGCCGGGCCGGGCGACGCGTACGCACGACGCGGCTTCCGGCTGACCGACGACCAGCGGTGCGGCGACCACGCCGTGGGCGGCTACCTCGCGCGGGTCAATGCGATGAAGCGGCAGTTCGTCCGGCTGGCA